A segment of the Lolium perenne isolate Kyuss_39 chromosome 3, Kyuss_2.0, whole genome shotgun sequence genome:
TCTGATTCTGGACAGTCTTCAAATGAAGTGTAAATGCAGGATTACTGCCAGGTACCCCATTGCCATGTCATCTCCGGAAACCTTAGTGGCCAATCTGATGCTGCAGCTTGGCGAGCAGCGTTGCTGGTATCAGCATGGAGAAGAACAGTCACCTTGCAGAACGGTGCGCTGTTCCGAAGCAATGGTACAAATGGGCAATCAGCAGTGTCTGATGCTGGTAGATGAACCAGAAGTTTCTCCAAACAGCTTGGAAACAAGTTATCCGAACACACCACTAGGAGTCTCATCAGTTCACATGAAAATCTCGGGGACAACTTGACTTCATTGATCCTGGCAAACAGTTTAACAAGATAGTCTGGCTCCACAGCATCATAAAGGTCTCTGCAGTCTGCAGAATATGGTAGCTCAAGATCTAGACTCTTGATATCTCGACCATTTGTAAACAGCTGCAATAGGGAATCTAGATCCAGGGACTCGATCCAAACATTTTTCAAACTCACTAGGCCATCAGCTTGGGTGGTTGGACTAAGTTTATCAATAGTCAGCTTCAGAGTAGACAGGGAAGGAGCATCTAAAATGAGGATTTCTGGTCGAAAACATTTTAACTCGAGATAAACCAAGTTAGGCGCATGGATAGCTAAAGAATGTCGAACATTTCTTGATACCTCCCAGCGGAGAGTCTTTAGTTGAGAAAGACATATCTTGGGGTCTTTGAGCTTTCCGACTCTAACAAGATTGAGAATCTGGAGGCATGGGAAGCATTCATTCAACTTGCTGAGGTTCTCGTCCTCGATTCTAATGCACTCAAGCGTCAGCTGGGTCAGATTAGGCATTATCTTGAGCCCATCAACCGACAGCCATGCATTTTTCAGCCCCAATTTGAGAAGATTATGACCTGCATAGGTTTTTTTAATATGAGATCATCATAAACAGGGTTAAGTTAACCTGTTAAATATCTGGAATCAAATAGACCATAAACTACAGGTGTATATCTgaataaagataaaactgatAATAGCACCAATTATTATACTAAGTTGAAACAAGAGCATTTACTTAGTGAGGTTCCACATTTATGTAAGCTCAAGTTTTCATCTGATATATAGCACTATGACCCAAACTACTGCTGCCTTCTCATTCATGGAGTTAATGAAATGGTCAGAAAAGCTCTTTTAAAGAGACCGACAGTCTAACCATGTGGCTAGCTGGAGCAAGGTGATATGCGCACACGCTCCGCCACCTGCTTTTGAGGCTCCCACCTCCACAGGGCGGTTGCTCATGTTTCATCTACTTAAAAAAATGCACCGGGGCTAAATACATGGTTAGTCGAGTTTTATTTATTCAGTTCAGAGAGCTCTTTTCAATTTTAAGTCTGCTGCCGCCGCCTGCCAGGACGAGAATAAGCCAAATCTTAAGCAAGTGTAATCTACCTAAATATCAACCTTCAAGTTTCAGGCAGAGCAAAATGTACAAGACCTTCTATAAAAGACAAAATGTAAAACTGATATCCAAGAGGCTTCAAACCCCAAATCAATGGGCAACAAACATAAATCGAGCACCCGAATTGCATTATTGTTGCTACCAAGTACCCAACAAAGGTACCTGTCAGAATTCAGCACAAAATTGAGTTTATTCAGAACAGATAGATAAGTTATAAAAATAAATTCTCGACATTGTTCTCTGTTTTCATTATCACTTCGCCTGTCTTTTTAATTCCTGATTAAGGAAACACAAATTTAGATTATAATTCAATCATGAAAGAGTAAGATTATGAACAAGTACATAACTTCAGCCAAACAACGTGTTCTGACAATCCTAAATTACAAGCTAACTCTAGCAGGATAATACATGAAATGAAATGAAACAACTTTTTCAACATGGAGAACATAAGTACTAACAGGAATAcaaaacatagagagagagagagagagagagactgaCAGAGGTGGGAGATGACAGGGAGTGCCTCCACCTTCCGCCAGCACGACTGTCTCCAGAAGTCTGCAATCTCCACCTCCTGGAGGGTAGGTCCCGCGGGAGTTGAAGCCCATGCGAGCACGGACTTTAAACTAGTGACATGCAGATCATCGGCCTCGTCGAAATTCCCCTCCTCTACCCACATCGCATCATCTACGCTACCCTGCTCGTTGGACGCGTTAACCACAAGGGAGCGGAGGTGCGACCCGAGGTGCAATGCGACGTTTCCCGCGAGTGTCCAGAAAGCGGTGCCCTTGTCCCCACCCCTGTCTTCCTGAAGGCATTGTGTGCGGGTAGCAGCGTCAAGACGGATGTGGGGGCACTGGTAAGCAGCTGCGAGGAGTGCTCGTGAGGCAAGGCGGCACGCTGCGATGTCTCTGATGTCGGCGACACGGCCAAGGATATTGGCGAGGATCAGTGGTGGGAGGTTGTTGAGAGGGGCCCCAGCCTCTGAAATGTGGACCATGGATATATCTTCAATGGAGGACCGTCGACGTTTCAGGATGGGGTTGGATGAAGGCCTGCAAAGCGGGGTCGTCGAACTGTTTCTTTTGCGTAATCCACCAATGAGATCAGCATCAGCAGGTGTTGGAGTAGCAGTATTCTCTCTGGGAGAAGGATCATCACCGACAATAGAACATATGCCTCTTGAGAAGTTGGGAGATTGGTCTTCAGTAGGGTCAGGAGAGACATGAACAATACCATCTTGGGGGTGTCGCTGTTCGTTCGTGGTCCGGGTTTCCAGTGTTAAGTGGTTTGTTCCTGCCGTGGTTTCTTGTCGCCATTGGTGCTTCCGCTGGGTATGCTGCTGTCCGACCCGGCTGACTAAACATTCAGTGCTAACATTCTCATTGACTTGACTTTCTTGAGCATCCTCCGAATTTAGACCAACCTCTGGAACTTGACCTTCAGATGCAATAGGAGGATTATGCTGATCTAGGACTAGATCTAAGGAGGCTTGATCAGGCTGTGAAGCTTTCTTTTCTTTGAGAACTCCACGATGTGGAACTTGATATGCAGGGGTAACACCACCAGGATGTAGTGGACCTTGAAATTGACTCGATGAAGCATCCACATTGGTCTGGTGGTTGCCCATGAGGGACGAAATAGTGTCAGATATGTCGTCTGCCATTAAGAAGACACGTTTCTGGTGAATTAAATTCACTGAAGAAACAAATGAGCTAAATTCTTCAGCCCAGATAGCGCTATGCTTTTCCACGACAGAATTGATAATAGAATGCACCTggttaaaagaagaagaaaaggacTATAAGAAGTATAACAAAGAAACATGTAAGAATAACTAAACATTCAGTGCTAACATTCTCATTGACTTGACTTTCTTGAGCATCCTCCGAATTTAGACCAACCTCTGGAACTTGACCTTCAGATGCAATAGGAGGATTCTGCTGATCTAGGACTAGATCTAAGGAGGCTTGATCAGGCTGTAAAGCTTTCTTTTCTTTGAGAACTCCACGATGTGGAACTTGATATGCAGGGGTAACACCACCAGGATGTAGTGGACCTTGAAATTGACTCGATGAAGCATCCACATTGGTCTGGTGGTTGCCCATGAGGGACGAAATAGTGTCAGATATGTCGTCTGCCATTAAGAAGACACGTTTCTGGTGAATTAAATTCACTGAAGAAACAAATGAGCTAAATTCTTCAGCCCAGATAGCGCTATGCTTTTCCACGACAGAATTGATAATAGAATGCACCTggttaaaagaagaagaaaaggacTATAAGAAGTATAACAAAGAAACATGTAAGAATAACTAAAAAGATTGAACTCGTGAACCCTACAAAACTGATTGACAAAAAACAGGAAACTACGAGTATTAAAGGATGCTCAATGAAAACATTCTGAACATAAaagagggggagggggagggggtaAATGTGCACTAACATTAGAGGAAGAACTGGGAGTTTCAGCTTGGGGGTGGATGAACCTCATAGACTTTGCAGCAGAGGTAAAAGTTCGAACGGCATGTTCAGCATAATTCTGCAAAGCGGCATCAGCTCCAGTGGCCTCTCATGGAATCTTCACTATATGGAGTAGATTATATATTTCGGAACTAAACCATGCAGAAAAATATTATAAAAAGGGAAATCAGACGAAAAAATCAAGTGCAGCTGGAAGCTGTAAAATAAGGTAAAATAAGATTAGTAGGGCAAGTACAGATAACATTACAACTAAAGCTCCACATGCATGTTTTGGGGTCTCTATGTCCGTGCCAGCTTAGAGTTACAAACATAAAATAAGTTGATGATAGGATGTGGAAATACTTGCAATCCACGCGATATTTTAACAGGAAAAAAATCAAATGTAATAGCGGTAGCAAAATGATTACATACAACTAAAATCACATTTATCAGTTGAACCAAGGATATGCAACTAAcgaataacacacaaactacataAATCAAAGCATAAAGATCTAAAAATGTGCTTAAAAGGAACAAAAGACCCTATGTAACCTGTGGCAATTTCACTTGCTTAAATTGCATAGAGTGATATCCTTGTAATGAGAGATAATACATAAGTTACTTAACCAATGAAAATTTCTGCATAATAATCTCAAAACGATGGTAAGGAAGCTAGTGCTAATGGGCATACGAAAATGTAAGAGTTAACTAGAAACCATAGAACTAAGGAAATACCATGCTTACAGGCTTGCTGAGGATGGAAGGTGTAGTTAGCAACAATTTTACAACTATGAAGCACAGATACGGCGATATGTATCTCAAACGTGATACGGGGATACCGCGATACGATATTTTTCCAAAAAAGGAGATACGGGGaataattttaaaaaataaaaattaaaCATTTCACATAGGATAAAGGGATGGTAACATGGTCCAAAAGATCACAAATCCGCTAAATCGGTTCACAAAATGAGCGCATCTAAATAAGGAAGGAAGATAATCAGAGAGGAAGGAAGATAATCAGAGATCAATCTATGACTTTTGCCGGTTGGTAGAACAGCAGGCTGCAGCCATGGAGCAGGAGGTCCAGACATTAGGTCGTAGGGGActaggagatggaggaagaagactcACCTGTCACCTTGTGACTTCGTCAATGAGGGCGGCGACCAGCGAGAAGGAGATGAAGCATCGCCGGCAAGGACCAAAGAAGCTAAGAGGCGGCTGCGCGTGCAGGGTACCTACTTAAGATGGGCTGTGCCTGTGTGCGGGCGTTTGGCCTTTCTAGGGAGCGCGGGCGTTTGGCCTTTCCAGCCTTCATCGATCGAAGCGTTTCCGGTATCCCTCCTCCAGTATCCTTCGGTATCCCTCACATATCGGTAttcattttccttttttttaATTCGAAAATCGGTAGATACGTACTAGATACATATCGGGCAGTATCCAGTATCCGATACCGGTACGGTGACAAAGTGAAGCTTCCTAGTTTTACAAAACTGTAAATATTATTTACACAACATGCATCTATATGCAGGTCGTTGTGCCTTAGAAGACCAAAATTACAAACCAGCAGCAGTGGTGACGACCAAATAGAAAGCACGAAGACAAACTATAGATACATTCTTCATCAATAAGTTGGAACGGAATAAATTAGTAATCTACTAGCTGCTAAGTTAGGAGAGGCAACTTGTTCTAACGGTAGCAGCGACTACAACCATGCTGAATACATGGGCACATAACCGAACCCTCAAGGCCTTCTACATATCAgcttattagagcatctccagccgcgtcccccaaaccgtcccccaaagggcgtcggatcgagcgttttggggatgtgttttgttcgtgccgcgtttaggggacgtcgctccccagccacgtcctccaaacgccgcccccaaacattaaaaataatttaaatagatagaagaaaactctttactataatattcaaatcggttcaacttaaaattacatataaaacttcaaaaaaacataattaaattacatataaattattttaaactacttcgtcttcttcttcgatgatggccccgcctcgtcgtcgtcatcacggcctccctttccgctccgccgtcgacatcTTCCGGCGCAGACAGTCTTTATGTCACTGATCATCGGACAATCCTTTAGGCCTCTTCTTCGgggccggcgccttccgcggcttcgcgaacggcgctttcgcccctttcgtcgcattgcccggcggcttcttggccatcttcttgggggctaccggcggcgtcatggaatggggagaaggtagcggcggcgggtggacggcgggagggagaaacgaATCGGCGAGGgaaaggagaaatgaatcggcggcggggaaAGGAGAAATGAATTGGCAGCGGgggaggccagaaatgcgcggcgggatAGGCGCGATATGGCAGGAGGGGCAGGATTTGGCGGGAGTGGAAGACGATTTTTCATTTAACCGCTGACGAGTCAGCCCCGCCACTCCCCACCTCGCTTtttgttgtgtccggcgtccccggtgcgtcccctgtgggaccgggacgggctcggggcgtcggataccgtatcgggccgcgccggacaaaaatgggctttggcagACGCGGCTGAAACgtatttttggtccggcgcgccccaaatccctttgggagacgtggctggagatgctcttaggttaGCTTAACAGGAGAGGTTCCATGCCATGGACATATGTATCCCTGACCTAATTCTGATGTAAACTTGCAGCATGCCAAAAGGTGCTGCCTCGAGATGGTAAATAGCAGAGGAAAGTGCATCGGGTGTTGGACTCGCAgtcaaaatcgaaagaatgaactcATCAAAAAAAACGAAAGAATGATGAAAAAAAAGATCGCGGCTGCGAATGCGAATCGGTGAATGCGTTTTACCAACTCACCGTCGGGAGAAGGGGCCAGTTCATGGAGGTGCTTCTCCTCCCTGCTTTTCTAAGAAAAGTTGAAGGAGATTCCAGAAACAGAACCACAGTGCGGATCTAGATGGTGTGCCGGGACTGAGGCGTCGACAGTGTCGCAAGACGGCACGGCGATAGCTGTAGGTAGATCCGGCGTCGGAAGTTCAGGAGTGGTGAGTCGGAGAGAGTTCCGATGAAGGGGTTGGAGATGGGAGACACAGATATTATGGGGCGAGCCTAGCTAGCGGTCGACCGCCGCATTCAACGCGCGCGGTCGATTTCGGACAGCCCACGATTTTCCAATTTCGGAAAGTTCGAAAGCCCGCTTTTTTTCCAATTTCGGAAAGTTCGCGCCAACTTCCTGTTGGAAATAGAAAGCGGAGCAAGCGAGAATCGAACCAACCACCTCGTGGGTGCGCGCGCCGCCCGGCGACCCAGCTGACCAGCTGGCCACCAAGAACTTCGCGCCATAGGAGGAGATGGACATATTTTGTACTGCATTTAACAGCGTAGCAACAGTAAAATAATGAACTTGCTCAAAACTAAAAAACGTAGCAAATGAACCGGATGTAAAACATGCAGTATTAGACGAAAATTAATTATGTTGGAGTGAATCTTTTctaatttaatttaaaatattttaacaatattttagctcacaatttatcaacccctccacatgatatttatcaatggtaatgcGAAAAAGTTATGGACCCAAAAAACCTTATATTATTTAGAATACTTTGGATCATTTTTTGCTCGTAATTTATCAACCCCTATGTTGTTTATTTATCGACGGTAAATATGAAGAGTTATCAACCCATAAAAGCTAATTTTATTTCGAATATCTTTAGGATATTTTTAGCTCCCAAATTTATCAACCGCTCtgtcccgttatttatcaacggtaaatgtgaagAGCTATCAACCCGAAATAcaaatttaatttaaaatattaTGGGAACATTTTTATCTCACAATGTATCAACCCCTCCACCtaatatttatcaatggtaatgcGAAAATTTATAGACCTGATAAATCTTAtattatttagaatattttagggaCATTTTttgctcacaatttatcaacccccCTATTCGTATTTATCGACGGTAATATGAACAATTATCGACTCGTAAAAGTTAATTATATTTAGAATATCTTTGGAACATTTTTAGTTCCCCAAATTTATCAACCCCTtctcccgttatttatcaacggaaaatgtgaagagttatcaacccGAAATACTAATTTAGTTTAAAAAATTATGGGAATatttttagctcacaatttatcaatgCTCTGCCCATTATTTATCAACGGGTAAATGTGAAAACTTATCGACCCGAAAGGCTAATTTTGTTTAGAATACTTTTAGGAACATTTTTAGCTCATAATTTATCAACCCCTTTTGTTATTTAGCAA
Coding sequences within it:
- the LOC127341501 gene encoding uncharacterized protein isoform X1, with protein sequence MRFIHPQAETPSSSSNVHSIINSVVEKHSAIWAEEFSSFVSSVNLIHQKRVFLMADDISDTISSLMGNHQTNVDASSSQFQGPLHPGGVTPAYQVPHRGVLKEKKALQPDQASLDLVLDQQNPPIASEGQVPEVGLNSEDAQESQVNENVHSIINSVVEKHSAIWAEEFSSFVSSVNLIHQKRVFLMADDISDTISSLMGNHQTNVDASSSQFQGPLHPGGVTPAYQVPHRGVLKEKKASQPDQASLDLVLDQHNPPIASEGQVPEVGLNSEDAQESQVNENVSTECLVSRVGQQHTQRKHQWRQETTAGTNHLTLETRTTNEQRHPQDGIVHVSPDPTEDQSPNFSRGICSIVGDDPSPRENTATPTPADADLIGGLRKRNSSTTPLCRPSSNPILKRRRSSIEDISMVHISEAGAPLNNLPPLILANILGRVADIRDIAACRLASRALLAAAYQCPHIRLDAATRTQCLQEDRGGDKGTAFWTLAGNVALHLGSHLRSLVVNASNEQGSVDDAMWVEEGNFDEADDLHVTSLKSVLAWASTPAGPTLQEVEIADFWRQSCWRKVEALPVISHLCHNLLKLGLKNAWLSVDGLKIMPNLTQLTLECIRIEDENLSKLNECFPCLQILNLVRVGKLKDPKICLSQLKTLRWEVSRNVRHSLAIHAPNLVYLELKCFRPEILILDAPSLSTLKLTIDKLSPTTQADGLVSLKNVWIESLDLDSLLQLFTNGRDIKSLDLELPYSADCRDLYDAVEPDYLVKLFARINEVKLSPRFSCELMRLLVVCSDNLFPSCLEKLLVHLPASDTADCPFVPLLRNSAPFCKVTVLLHADTSNAARQAAASDWPLRFPEMTWQWGTWQ
- the LOC127341501 gene encoding F-box/LRR-repeat protein At4g29420 isoform X3, which produces MADDISDTISSLMGNHQTNVDASSSQFQGPLHPGGVTPAYQVPHRGVLKEKKALQPDQASLDLVLDQQNPPIASEGQVPEVGLNSEDAQESQVNENVHSIINSVVEKHSAIWAEEFSSFVSSVNLIHQKRVFLMADDISDTISSLMGNHQTNVDASSSQFQGPLHPGGVTPAYQVPHRGVLKEKKASQPDQASLDLVLDQHNPPIASEGQVPEVGLNSEDAQESQVNENVSTECLVSRVGQQHTQRKHQWRQETTAGTNHLTLETRTTNEQRHPQDGIVHVSPDPTEDQSPNFSRGICSIVGDDPSPRENTATPTPADADLIGGLRKRNSSTTPLCRPSSNPILKRRRSSIEDISMVHISEAGAPLNNLPPLILANILGRVADIRDIAACRLASRALLAAAYQCPHIRLDAATRTQCLQEDRGGDKGTAFWTLAGNVALHLGSHLRSLVVNASNEQGSVDDAMWVEEGNFDEADDLHVTSLKSVLAWASTPAGPTLQEVEIADFWRQSCWRKVEALPVISHLCHNLLKLGLKNAWLSVDGLKIMPNLTQLTLECIRIEDENLSKLNECFPCLQILNLVRVGKLKDPKICLSQLKTLRWEVSRNVRHSLAIHAPNLVYLELKCFRPEILILDAPSLSTLKLTIDKLSPTTQADGLVSLKNVWIESLDLDSLLQLFTNGRDIKSLDLELPYSADCRDLYDAVEPDYLVKLFARINEVKLSPRFSCELMRLLVVCSDNLFPSCLEKLLVHLPASDTADCPFVPLLRNSAPFCKVTVLLHADTSNAARQAAASDWPLRFPEMTWQWGTWQ
- the LOC127341501 gene encoding F-box/LRR-repeat protein At4g29420 isoform X2; this translates as MRFIHPQAETPSSSSNVHSIINSVVEKHSAIWAEEFSSFVSSVNLIHQKRVFLMADDISDTISSLMGNHQTNVDASSSQFQGPLHPGGVTPAYQVPHRGVLKEKKALQPDQASLDLVLDQQNPPIASEGQVPEVHSIINSVVEKHSAIWAEEFSSFVSSVNLIHQKRVFLMADDISDTISSLMGNHQTNVDASSSQFQGPLHPGGVTPAYQVPHRGVLKEKKASQPDQASLDLVLDQHNPPIASEGQVPEVGLNSEDAQESQVNENVSTECLVSRVGQQHTQRKHQWRQETTAGTNHLTLETRTTNEQRHPQDGIVHVSPDPTEDQSPNFSRGICSIVGDDPSPRENTATPTPADADLIGGLRKRNSSTTPLCRPSSNPILKRRRSSIEDISMVHISEAGAPLNNLPPLILANILGRVADIRDIAACRLASRALLAAAYQCPHIRLDAATRTQCLQEDRGGDKGTAFWTLAGNVALHLGSHLRSLVVNASNEQGSVDDAMWVEEGNFDEADDLHVTSLKSVLAWASTPAGPTLQEVEIADFWRQSCWRKVEALPVISHLCHNLLKLGLKNAWLSVDGLKIMPNLTQLTLECIRIEDENLSKLNECFPCLQILNLVRVGKLKDPKICLSQLKTLRWEVSRNVRHSLAIHAPNLVYLELKCFRPEILILDAPSLSTLKLTIDKLSPTTQADGLVSLKNVWIESLDLDSLLQLFTNGRDIKSLDLELPYSADCRDLYDAVEPDYLVKLFARINEVKLSPRFSCELMRLLVVCSDNLFPSCLEKLLVHLPASDTADCPFVPLLRNSAPFCKVTVLLHADTSNAARQAAASDWPLRFPEMTWQWGTWQ